One Bradyrhizobium zhanjiangense DNA segment encodes these proteins:
- a CDS encoding Tim44 domain-containing protein, protein MPGIWETHMTFSQRSRSLFKTIAVVLALALPTALAISSADARVGGGFSSGSRGSRTYSAPPSTTTAPGSASQFNRTYTQPGAGMNSAATAPARGGLFGRGGGFLGGLAAGFLGAGLLGMLFGGGLFGGLGGLSSILGLIIQIALVVLVVRLAMSWWQRRHTPQAAYANANAGAGQGPQPNYRSGLGGFGFGANSAPLEIKPDDYEAFERLLGEIQTAWSNEDVAKLHTLATPEMVSYFEQDLAQNRSRNVVNKVTNVKLLQGDLAEAWREGETDYATVALRFGLIDKTVDRNTGAVVAGSEQPGEATEIWTFARRPSTGWELSAIQQTN, encoded by the coding sequence ATGCCGGGGATTTGGGAAACGCACATGACTTTCTCGCAACGCTCCCGCAGTCTCTTCAAGACCATTGCCGTCGTGCTGGCGCTTGCGCTGCCGACTGCACTGGCGATCTCGTCCGCTGACGCCCGCGTCGGCGGCGGCTTCTCGTCGGGTTCGCGCGGCTCGCGCACCTATTCGGCGCCGCCGTCGACCACGACTGCGCCTGGCTCGGCCTCGCAGTTCAACCGCACCTACACCCAGCCGGGCGCAGGCATGAATTCGGCCGCGACCGCGCCGGCGCGCGGCGGCCTGTTCGGCCGCGGCGGCGGCTTCCTGGGCGGCCTTGCGGCCGGCTTCCTCGGCGCCGGCCTGCTCGGCATGCTGTTCGGCGGCGGCCTGTTTGGCGGCCTCGGCGGCCTGTCCTCGATCCTGGGCCTGATCATTCAGATCGCGCTGGTGGTGCTCGTGGTGCGGCTGGCGATGTCCTGGTGGCAACGCCGCCACACGCCGCAGGCGGCCTATGCCAATGCTAATGCGGGCGCAGGTCAGGGACCGCAGCCGAACTATCGCAGTGGTCTTGGTGGCTTCGGCTTCGGCGCCAACAGCGCGCCGCTCGAGATCAAGCCCGACGACTATGAGGCGTTCGAGCGCCTGCTCGGCGAAATCCAGACCGCCTGGTCGAACGAGGACGTGGCCAAGCTGCACACGCTCGCGACGCCGGAGATGGTCTCCTATTTCGAGCAGGATCTGGCCCAGAACCGTTCGCGCAACGTCGTCAACAAGGTGACCAACGTCAAGCTGTTGCAGGGCGACCTCGCGGAAGCCTGGCGTGAAGGCGAGACCGACTACGCCACGGTGGCGCTGCGCTTCGGGCTCATCGACAAGACGGTCGACCGCAACACCGGCGCAGTCGTTGCCGGTAGCGAGCAGCCGGGCGAGGCGACCGAGATCTGGACGTTCGCCCGCCGGCCGAGCACCGGCTGGGAATTGTCGGCGATCCAGCAGACCAACTGA
- a CDS encoding lectin, with protein MIRTERSVTISGLALAMALLAAPSAQAQSADMTFFVTSNGPGKGADLGGLEGADAQCQKLAQAAGAGTKTWRAYLSTQAADGKPAVNARDRIGKGPWQNAKGAVIARDVADLHGAANNLTKQTALSEKGEGINGVGDQPNRHDVLTGSQPDGTAFAGPDDRTCKNWTSSTQGAAMVGHLDRRGLRDDEPSKSWNSSHPSRGPDGGCSQADLKSTGGDGLLYCFAAN; from the coding sequence ATGATCCGCACCGAGAGATCCGTGACGATTTCAGGCCTCGCGCTCGCAATGGCCTTGCTTGCGGCGCCATCGGCGCAGGCGCAATCGGCCGACATGACATTCTTCGTGACGTCCAACGGCCCCGGCAAGGGTGCCGATCTCGGCGGCCTCGAGGGAGCCGACGCGCAATGCCAGAAGCTTGCACAAGCCGCGGGCGCCGGCACCAAGACCTGGCGCGCCTATCTCTCGACACAGGCGGCGGACGGCAAGCCGGCGGTCAACGCCCGGGATCGCATCGGCAAGGGACCGTGGCAGAACGCCAAGGGCGCGGTGATCGCCAGGGATGTTGCCGACCTGCACGGCGCGGCCAACAACCTCACCAAGCAGACCGCGCTCAGCGAGAAGGGCGAGGGGATCAATGGTGTTGGCGACCAGCCAAACCGGCATGACGTGCTCACGGGATCGCAACCAGACGGCACCGCGTTTGCCGGTCCGGACGATCGCACCTGCAAGAACTGGACATCGAGCACGCAAGGCGCCGCAATGGTCGGCCATCTCGATCGACGGGGTCTGCGCGACGACGAGCCTTCGAAATCTTGGAACAGCTCTCACCCCTCGCGCGGTCCCGACGGCGGCTGTTCGCAGGCCGATCTGAAGAGCACAGGCGGCGACGGCCTGCTGTATTGTTTCGCGGCGAATTGA
- a CDS encoding glutathione S-transferase gives MKYELYYWPEIQGRGEYVRLALEEAGAAYVDVARGQRGTAAMIKMMDAHGGTPPFAPPFLKAGKLVIGQTANILLYLGARHGLAPKTEGGRLWVHQLQLTITDLVVEIHDTHHPLGPSLYYEDQKPPAKKRTADFWSERVPKYLGYFEQLLTESGGTYVTGRRLTYVDLSLFQIVAGLRYAFPKRMKAFETDIPGLVGLHDRIAARPNIKAYLDSDRRIAFNEQGIFRRYRELDA, from the coding sequence ATGAAATACGAGCTCTATTACTGGCCCGAGATCCAGGGCCGCGGCGAATATGTGCGGCTGGCGCTGGAGGAAGCGGGCGCCGCCTACGTCGATGTCGCGCGCGGACAGCGCGGGACAGCTGCGATGATAAAGATGATGGACGCGCATGGGGGCACGCCGCCCTTCGCCCCGCCATTCCTGAAGGCGGGCAAGCTCGTCATCGGCCAGACCGCCAACATCCTGCTCTATCTCGGCGCCCGCCATGGTCTTGCGCCGAAGACCGAAGGCGGCAGGCTTTGGGTGCACCAGCTCCAGCTCACCATCACCGACCTCGTCGTCGAGATCCACGACACCCATCACCCGCTCGGGCCCTCGCTCTATTACGAGGACCAGAAGCCGCCGGCGAAGAAGCGCACCGCCGATTTCTGGAGCGAGCGCGTGCCGAAATATCTCGGCTATTTCGAGCAGCTTCTCACCGAGAGTGGCGGCACCTATGTCACGGGACGCAGACTGACCTATGTCGATCTCTCGCTGTTCCAGATCGTCGCGGGGCTCCGCTATGCCTTCCCCAAGCGCATGAAGGCGTTCGAGACAGATATCCCGGGCCTCGTCGGCCTGCACGACCGCATCGCCGCACGGCCCAACATCAAGGCCTATCTCGACAGCGACCGCCGCATTGCCTTCAACGAGCAGGGCATCTTCCGCCGCTATCGCGAACTGGATGCTTAG
- a CDS encoding methyltransferase family protein translates to MIARLLLQNTIFVVGMGALLFASAGTLHWPSAWVLLATSALLGPLCGWWLYRIDPALLAERLRPVLQRDQPAADKMFMTVFVVAMLAWLCAMGLDRRIQSSEMPVAFQVLGLVLFLASTLFTMWVFRENSFAAPVVKLQTERAQHVILTGPYAYVRHPMYSGMVLFFTGVPLLLGSWWGLAMIPLFIALFAVRIPIEERTLREGLPGYADYAARVRYRLVPGVW, encoded by the coding sequence ATGATCGCACGCCTCCTGTTGCAGAACACGATCTTCGTCGTCGGCATGGGCGCGTTGCTGTTCGCGTCCGCTGGAACGCTGCACTGGCCTTCGGCCTGGGTGCTCCTCGCCACCTCCGCCCTGCTCGGTCCGCTCTGCGGCTGGTGGCTCTACCGGATCGATCCGGCTCTGCTCGCCGAACGTCTGCGGCCGGTCCTGCAACGGGATCAGCCCGCCGCCGACAAAATGTTCATGACGGTCTTTGTCGTGGCGATGCTGGCCTGGCTGTGCGCGATGGGCCTCGACCGGCGCATTCAATCCTCCGAGATGCCGGTTGCGTTCCAGGTCCTCGGCCTCGTGCTGTTCCTGGCCTCGACACTGTTCACGATGTGGGTCTTCCGCGAGAACTCGTTCGCCGCGCCCGTGGTGAAGCTGCAAACCGAGCGCGCGCAGCACGTGATCTTGACCGGTCCCTACGCCTATGTCCGCCATCCCATGTACAGCGGCATGGTCCTGTTCTTCACCGGCGTGCCGTTGTTGCTTGGGTCGTGGTGGGGACTTGCGATGATACCGCTCTTCATTGCCTTGTTCGCGGTCCGCATCCCTATCGAGGAGCGCACCTTGCGCGAGGGCCTTCCAGGCTATGCCGACTATGCGGCGCGGGTGCGCTACCGCCTGGTGCCGGGCGTTTGGTGA